Proteins found in one Cinclus cinclus chromosome 8, bCinCin1.1, whole genome shotgun sequence genomic segment:
- the SLC44A5 gene encoding choline transporter-like protein 5, whose protein sequence is MDRNEENYYGKHGEPRKFDPKFRGPIHNRRCTDIICCVIFIVVILGYIALGVVAWVHGDPRKVIYPTDSYGQFCGQRDTLNENKTILFYFNLLKCASPVVLINLQCPTTQLCVSKCPDRFATYADVQASYRYRPDQWNYFRQFCKPGFNNPRKSVAQVLRDEDCPSMIVPSRPFLKRCFPDFSTKNGVLTVANQTTFKDGRGKTRNVTDLREAANGINIVLDARSVGMKIFEDYAISWYWILIGLFIAMMLSLLFLVLLRFTAGVLFWIFIFGVIGIIGYGIWHCYWEYDHLKGIPGSDLTVYDIGFQTDFKVYLQLRQTWLAFMIILCGVEVIIILMLIFLRNRIRIAIALLEEGSRAIGYIMSTLFYPVVTFLLIAICISYWAVTAVFLATSGEPVYKVMANQTLCKYANLTCDPETFNTTNVTKLCPGAQCTFAFYGGESLYHKYIFIFQLANAFVFLWLVNFAIALGQCTLAGAFASYYWAYRKPADIPLWPLFSSFGRAIRYHTGSLAFGALIIAIVQLIRVILEYLDHKLKGTQNSFTRFLLGCLKCCFWLLEKVLKFVNRNAYIMIAIYGKNFCTSAKEAFYLLMRNVVRVAVLDKVTDFLLFLGKILVAGGVGVLAFFFFTQRIPVFAQEVPMLNYYWVPLLTVIIGSYLVAHGFFSVYAMCVDTLFLCFCEDLERNDGSTAKPYFMSASLHRILGKKKLSPKKAVG, encoded by the exons ATGGatagaaatgaagaaaactaCTATGGAAAACATG gtGAACCAAGGAAATTTGACCCGAAGTTCAGAGGACCTATTCATAACAG ACGCTGCACAGACATTATTTGCTGTGTGATCTTCATAGTTGTCATTCTGGGTTACATTGCATTAGGTGTTGTGG CTTGGGTGCACGGGGACCCCAGGAAAGTGATTTATCCAACTGACAGCTATGGGCAGTTCTGTGGTCAGAGAGATACCCTCAATGA GAACAAGAccattttgttttacttcaaCCTTCTGAAATGTGCCAGCCCCGTAGTGTTAATAAACCTACAGTGCCCTACAACACAG cTTTGTGTCTCAAAGTGCCCAGACAGGTTTGCAACCTACGCTGATGTTCAGGCTTCCTACAGATATAGACCAGATCAGTGGAATTACTTCAGGCAGTTCTGCAAACCTGGTTTTAACAATCCTCGCAAG TCTGTTGCTCAAGTCCTACGTGATGAAGATTGTCCTTCGATGATTGTTCCAAGCAGGCCTT TTCTGAAGAGATGCTTCCCAGACTTCTCCACGAAGAATGGTGTGTTGACCGTGGCAAATCAGACTACATTCAAAGATGGAAGagggaaaacaagaaatgtaACTGATCTCAGGGAAGCTGCAAA tggCATCAATATTGTCCTGGATGCAAGATCAGTTGGAATGAAAATTTTTGAAGACTACGCCATTTCTTGGTATTGGATTCTAAT TGGACTGTTCATTGCAATGATGCTGAGTCTGCTGTTCCTTGTGTTATTGAGGTTCACAGCTGGGGTTCTCTTCTGGATTTTCATCTTTGGTGTGATTGGAATTATAGGATATG gcatCTGGCATTGTTACTGGGAGTACGATCATCTTAAAGGAATACCTGGATCTGACCTCACTGTTTATGACATTGGATTCCAGACAGACTTCAAAGTGTACCTGCAACTGAGGCAAACATGGTTAGCATTTA TGATAATACTTTGTGGTGTTGAGGTCATAATCATACTGATGCTGATCTTCCTAAGAAATCGGATCCGAATTGCTATTGCACTGTTGGAGGAAGGTAGTAG GGCAATTGGCTATATAATGTCTACACTATTCTACCCAGTTGTCACGTTCTTACTCATTGCAATTTGTATTTCCTACTGGGCTGTGACAGCTGT TTTTCTGGCCACATCAGGAGAACCTGTGTATAAAGTAATGGCTAATCAAACACTGTGCAAGTATGCAAACCTGACTTGTGACCCAGAG ACGTTTAACACAACCAATGTGACTAAACTGTGCCCAGGTGCTCAGTGTACTTTTGCTTTTTATGGAGGGGAAAGCCTGTACCATAAGTACATCTTCATCTTCCAGTTAGCCAATGCCTTTGTCTTTCTCTGGCTGGTGAACTTTGCAATTGCACTGGGTCAGTGTACCCTTGCTGGTGCCTTTGCCTCTTATTACTGGGCCTATCGAAAACCAGCTGATATTCCACTGTGGCCACTCTTCTCTTCATTTGGACGAGCAATACG ataccATACAGGTTCACTGGCATTTGGAGCCTTAATTATTGCAATTGTCCAGCTTATTAGAGTAATACTGGAGTACCTGGATCACAAACTGAAAG GTACTCAGAACTCCTTCACTAGATTCCTACTTGGCTGCCTCAAGTGCTGTTTCTGGTTACTGGAAAAAGTCTTAAAATTTGTAAACAGAAATGCCTACATCATG ATTGCCATATATGGTAAAAACTTCTGCACCTCGGCAAAGGAAGCATTCTATTTGCTCATGCGGAATGTGGTGAG GGTTGCAGTTCTAGACAAAGTTACAGACTTCCTTCTGTTTCTGGGGAAAATCCTTGTTGCTGGTGGTGTAG GTGttcttgcattctttttcttcacacaGAGAATACCAGTTTTTGCACAGGAAGTGCCAATGCTAAATTACTACTGGGTACCATTGTTG